A genome region from Deinococcus arcticus includes the following:
- a CDS encoding transcriptional regulator, with product MPKKERKRLQVVISDEQDALLTRTAYELSSPERLISKSEVVRLAIEKIARELGEGEHLEEYRAILETEEVGEEEA from the coding sequence ATGCCCAAGAAGGAACGCAAACGGCTGCAGGTGGTGATCAGCGATGAGCAGGACGCCCTGCTGACCCGCACAGCCTATGAACTGTCCAGTCCCGAGCGGCTCATCAGCAAAAGCGAAGTGGTGCGTCTGGCCATCGAAAAAATTGCCCGTGAACTGGGCGAGGGCGAACATCTGGAAGAGTACCGCGCCATTCTGGAGACTGAGGAAGTGGGCGAAGAAGAGGCGTAA
- the murA gene encoding UDP-N-acetylglucosamine 1-carboxyvinyltransferase yields the protein MQLTPLHLQGGRELRGEIAVQGSKNAALPIIVASLLSAEKITLRGVPRLSDVHTILELLAHLGTQHVWVGANDLELHTPRILNTDAPYALVSKMRASFIVLGAILARAGQATVSMPGGCAWGPRPVDQHVKALRALGAEITEDGGNFTAVRQSSLSGRFIFELLTVGGTHNAILASVLGDGVVTLENASIDTDVVELIEFLNRMGADIQGAGTNTLTIRGVMALRGGEYTVIPDRIEAGTFMMLAAATRSCLTLTNVRSDHLRAVTGKLQEMGVSVMDSGQTMVVDARERALKPVNITTQSYPGFPTDLQPQMSALLATVPGTSVVQDPVYPDRLTHVAELHRMGANITVSGYTQVIQGGQLHAAPVKAADLRAGAALFIAALTCEGETVIDGVQYLNRGYECLVERLRGVGATVAQPDLALAMD from the coding sequence ATGCAACTGACCCCACTGCACCTCCAGGGAGGCCGCGAACTGCGCGGCGAGATCGCCGTTCAGGGCAGCAAGAATGCTGCGCTGCCTATCATTGTTGCCAGCCTGCTGAGTGCCGAGAAAATCACCCTGCGGGGCGTGCCGCGCCTGAGCGACGTCCACACGATTCTGGAACTGCTGGCGCACCTGGGCACCCAGCACGTGTGGGTGGGCGCCAACGACCTGGAACTGCACACCCCACGTATCCTGAACACCGACGCCCCCTACGCCCTGGTCAGCAAGATGCGCGCCAGCTTCATCGTGCTGGGCGCCATTCTGGCCCGCGCCGGGCAGGCCACGGTGTCCATGCCGGGCGGCTGCGCCTGGGGACCGCGCCCGGTGGACCAGCATGTCAAGGCCCTGCGCGCCCTGGGTGCCGAGATCACTGAGGACGGCGGGAACTTTACCGCCGTGCGCCAGAGCAGCCTCAGCGGGCGCTTTATTTTTGAACTGCTGACTGTGGGCGGGACCCACAACGCCATTCTGGCCAGCGTGCTGGGCGACGGCGTGGTGACCCTGGAAAACGCCAGCATTGACACCGACGTGGTGGAGCTGATTGAGTTCCTGAACCGCATGGGCGCCGACATTCAGGGCGCAGGCACCAATACCCTGACCATCCGGGGTGTGATGGCCCTGCGCGGCGGCGAATACACCGTTATTCCCGACCGCATTGAAGCCGGCACCTTCATGATGCTGGCGGCGGCCACCCGCAGCTGCCTGACCCTGACCAATGTGCGCTCCGACCACCTGCGCGCCGTAACCGGCAAGCTGCAGGAGATGGGGGTTTCCGTGATGGACAGCGGGCAGACGATGGTGGTGGACGCCCGCGAGCGCGCGCTGAAACCGGTAAATATCACCACCCAGAGCTACCCCGGATTTCCCACCGATCTGCAGCCACAGATGAGTGCCCTGCTGGCCACCGTGCCCGGCACCAGCGTGGTGCAGGACCCGGTGTACCCGGACCGCCTGACCCACGTGGCCGAGCTGCACCGCATGGGCGCCAACATCACCGTCAGTGGCTACACCCAGGTGATTCAGGGCGGCCAGTTGCACGCCGCCCCCGTAAAGGCGGCGGACCTGCGCGCCGGCGCTGCCCTTTTTATCGCGGCGCTGACCTGCGAGGGCGAAACGGTGATTGACGGCGTGCAGTACCTCAACCGTGGCTATGAGTGCCTGGTTGAGCGGCTGCGGGGGGTAGGTGCCACCGTGGCCCAGCCAGACCTCGCGCTGGCCATGGACTGA
- a CDS encoding MBL fold metallo-hydrolase: protein MTAPAPTHLLGNLYALQVPIPYPMGAVTVLLDVPAGGPVTMIDTALDTPEAHAALEDGLAALGLHWPDIDRVIITHHHPDHYGLAGLVEERSGASVYLLDVEIGRGERYWHLWEEWLPGHVKHLRDHGLPPASLLSLEAESRRSRQRVHPASRVFPLREGQEVALSGEPWEVLWLPGHADGHLGLWNEAQGTLIAGDAILPRISPNVGLYAYTRPDPLGDYLQTLGKLEALNPARAVVGHHGPVMTGVQARARELRAHHHERLDFLGAQAAQAPGTAYALSLAMFPRDLNISGRRFALAETLAHLEHLRLLGGLYRTWQEEAGAWVYHA from the coding sequence ATGACTGCGCCTGCCCCCACACATCTGCTGGGCAACCTGTACGCCCTGCAGGTGCCGATTCCCTATCCCATGGGCGCCGTGACCGTGCTGCTGGACGTGCCTGCCGGGGGCCCCGTCACCATGATTGACACGGCGCTGGACACCCCCGAGGCCCACGCCGCCCTGGAAGACGGGCTGGCGGCGCTGGGCCTGCACTGGCCGGATATTGACCGCGTGATCATCACGCACCACCACCCGGACCACTACGGCCTGGCTGGTCTGGTGGAGGAACGCAGCGGCGCGTCTGTGTACCTGCTGGACGTGGAAATCGGGCGCGGCGAGCGGTACTGGCACCTGTGGGAAGAGTGGCTGCCCGGCCACGTCAAGCATCTGCGCGACCACGGCCTGCCCCCGGCCTCACTGTTGAGCCTGGAGGCCGAGAGCCGCCGCAGCCGTCAGCGCGTACATCCCGCCAGCCGCGTGTTTCCGCTGCGCGAGGGCCAGGAGGTGGCGCTCTCGGGTGAGCCGTGGGAGGTGCTGTGGCTGCCCGGCCACGCCGACGGGCACCTGGGCCTGTGGAACGAGGCGCAGGGCACCCTGATCGCCGGAGACGCGATTCTGCCGCGCATCAGCCCGAATGTGGGCCTGTACGCCTACACCCGCCCCGATCCACTGGGCGACTACCTACAGACCCTGGGCAAGCTTGAAGCCCTGAACCCGGCGCGCGCGGTGGTGGGTCACCACGGCCCCGTCATGACCGGCGTGCAGGCCCGTGCCCGCGAACTGCGCGCGCACCACCACGAACGGCTGGACTTTCTGGGGGCCCAGGCCGCCCAGGCGCCGGGTACGGCCTACGCCCTGTCGCTGGCCATGTTTCCGCGCGACCTGAACATCAGCGGGCGGCGCTTCGCCCTGGCCGAGACCCTGGCGCACCTGGAACACCTGCGCCTGCTGGGGGGGCTGTACCGCACCTGGCAGGAAGAGGCCGGCGCCTGGGTGTACCACGCCTGA
- a CDS encoding PEGA domain-containing protein: MKRVVAPLLLSALLAGCVPAPLRANPDSAVRLSAAPAAAPAQPLTGEGELYRFPGPGALNVRTDPAALVTAIVLPPGGGARVGETIRTVAGQTAQLPLPATEGFTQVFTVASLVPLDLSSAAGARSVGELSAAVQRATQGAPRTAYTVATTVYRAERLGTLRVGTTVPGAQVRVNGRPAGLAPVELRDLPPGQVEVTATREGYRPASARVNIAGDRVSDLTLTLRLLTGTLRVESPVAADVLADRRLLGAALPGQPLELPVRSGVVSLNVVPRDRSLAPQTLLVRVNTDLLSRIDCTLAGSTFRCNVR; the protein is encoded by the coding sequence ATGAAACGGGTTGTGGCCCCTCTCCTTCTGTCTGCCTTATTGGCGGGTTGCGTGCCCGCGCCGCTGCGCGCCAACCCGGATTCGGCCGTGCGCCTGTCGGCAGCGCCCGCCGCCGCCCCGGCACAGCCGCTGACTGGCGAGGGCGAGCTGTACCGCTTTCCGGGCCCCGGCGCCCTGAACGTGCGCACCGACCCGGCGGCCCTGGTCACGGCCATCGTCCTGCCGCCGGGTGGGGGCGCGCGGGTGGGCGAAACCATTCGCACCGTGGCGGGTCAGACGGCCCAGCTGCCCCTGCCCGCCACCGAGGGCTTTACCCAGGTGTTCACCGTGGCCAGCCTGGTGCCGCTGGATCTGAGCAGCGCGGCTGGCGCGCGCAGCGTGGGTGAACTGAGCGCAGCGGTGCAGCGCGCCACCCAGGGCGCGCCCCGCACCGCCTACACCGTGGCCACCACGGTGTACCGCGCCGAGCGGCTGGGCACCCTGCGGGTGGGGACCACGGTGCCCGGCGCGCAGGTGCGCGTGAACGGCCGCCCCGCCGGGCTGGCCCCTGTGGAACTGCGCGACCTGCCTCCGGGGCAGGTGGAGGTGACCGCCACCCGTGAGGGCTACCGCCCGGCCTCGGCGCGGGTGAACATTGCCGGCGACCGCGTGAGTGACCTGACGCTGACCCTGCGCCTCCTGACCGGCACCCTGCGCGTGGAAAGCCCGGTGGCCGCCGATGTGCTGGCCGACCGGCGCCTGCTGGGGGCCGCGCTGCCCGGGCAACCGCTGGAACTCCCGGTGCGCTCCGGCGTGGTCAGTCTGAATGTGGTGCCGCGCGACCGGTCCCTGGCCCCCCAGACGCTGCTGGTGCGCGTGAACACCGACCTGCTCAGCCGCATTGACTGCACGCTGGCCGGCAGCACGTTCCGCTGCAACGTGCGCTGA